TCCTGGAAGCCTGTACGTTatcgaaatttttaaaatataaagagcattcacatctggctcagtaaatttattttttattttaactacacCCAgctcaacaaaaacaaaatcaagatttGGTGGGCAGGGCTCACACTCACCAAATATTTCAGCAATTTGGTGAGCAGGATGCAAATAGCATTTTAGACCCATTTTAGCATTCTAGCTAGACAAAATTTAGGTTATTTTTGCTAGTCGGATGAGAGTGCTGGTGAATATTTCTGAAAATTTTGAGCTTACCAGACATCAGGATATGCATGTATAGTTGCAAAGTCAATCTCTTTAATCATATGATTGGTTATAAAATCTGTTCCAACTTGGAAACCTTGAGGATTGTATTGCTTTCGATCCTGAATTGAGTCTCCATAGAAACCTTCCATGCCAACTCCCAATAAGTGTATGTTGTCAATGGATTTAACATGGGGAGCCATCTCTTGAACCCATTCCTGTTtgaataaatacaataattttaCAAGTGCAtctatgtctatatatatatatatatatattgctataaATTGTTGAGTTAGGGCTCTAATGGCTCACGTTTATGGTCTTGCCAGAGAGATCAACTTTGCAGCGTGGTTCATTCATTAGTTCCCAAGCCATAATCATCGGATCATCTTTATATGCAATTCCAGTGATTGTGTTCATCCTTGTTAGCACTTTCTGTGACAAAACCATAGATATAACAgacaaaaagaagggaaaaacaaaaaagaggcaACATgttagtgttagaatataatttaaatgattaactctacaattttttgttagcttaaatttttaaaacaagttgtgatttaatatggtatcagagacaGATGTTATGAGTACAAACCCTAACTCTCTAATTTAACCTCTATTTCAGTTAAAAATTTCACTTGTTGAGCCTTACTTGCTGAGTGGAAATTTGAGCCTTattagaatataatttaaacGATTAAGTCTACCATTTTCTATCAGCTAATAAAGCTTTTGAGACAAGTTGCGGTTTACCGGTTTAGCATTTATTTCTATGTAAATGATATCCGAAGAAAGCAGCTTTCCTAAAATATTTACCTTCACATGGTTCTTGTAGTGCCCTTTCACGACTGCATTTGTGTAAAAATCGTCATCACCATTGACTGCCACGCCAGCACTTCTAGCCCATTTCACGTACTGAGGTCTTCCTCCATAGTCTTGGTAATTGTTACTCAAAGCCAAAATTAAACGAACTCCATACTTTCTTGCCTCCGAGATCACAAAATCAAGTCCCTGAGAATCgctaaaagtaataataagcATTTCAAAGAAGCTACAAATCAATGCATTATGCGTGCCACTTATCTCACTCCCAAGTGGTTTGGGATTCGAATCCCGCAATGAAAACGCTTGGAATTAGGCTTGAGCAAATTTACCGCTTATCGACTTTCGACTGCCTACCAACCAATAGCCGACCGACTTCTACCGACACCGATTAACCAATGAGCGGCAGGcgaaactcttttttttttttttttttcccgacaAATTCAATTCGGTAGgcgaaataaaatttgttaaccgAACTGACTTTACTGATCGACTTCGtcgataattttcaatttttttcacataCCGACTTGACCGAACCGACCGCCTATGAGTGTCGGGACTAAAATTTGGCAGAATAAGTCGGTAAAATTTCCGACTTTACTAACAttttgataaaacaaaaatttttctaTCGACATCAACCGACGCCCAGCATGGCTTGGAATTATTCCCATTTCACCGGCTAAGTGTCCACTAGTGCTTTCAGTAAAGTTGAGTATGGTTGAAACCGACTTGAGGGAGCGTTTGCAATCTCCCCGTTTAAATTCTTTCTGTCATTGATTCTTAGTGAGTAAGTACTGCTATAGATGGTCATGCTCAAGTAGGAAGCCACTCCTGTCGCCCCTGCGTCCTATCCTCTTGGACAGAATTCTCTTCCAAACTGAATTAGAGGAACTTCTTCCAtcccaatttataaaaatgacatgtgttctctttttttttttttgacatgtccgcacaagagggcggagggagatttgaactagtatcttttttgttattaacatgtgaaatgcacatgagtttttagaAAGATTAATTCAAACTTtgtccctgctattaaaaaaatatatacatctcacatgttcaaaagacacatgtcattttgaTAGATTGAGTTTGAAGAGATTCCTTCAatccagtttggaagaaaactctctaatattatttttgaatagaaaaaaagaaagaagaaagtagAGAGAAGTGATATAACCTGAAAGATGTGCTCATCATAAACGCCCGGAGATATTTGGAGAGCTCGGTAACCTCCGTCTCTAAATGCCCATGTCCGGCAGACGGTGAGCCCAGCGGCGGAAGCCTCGCGAAGCACACTCGATATTTTGTACCTTTGGCTTGGCTCTGAAGCAACAACCATCATCCAATACGAGTTAAAGCCATTGAAGAGGAATGGAGATCCATTTAGTGCAAAATGGGCGTCTCTTGCTTGAATGAATCCTGAAACTGCGCCTGCAGGGACGCCAGCTTCACAAACAACGGCCATAAGGAGGATAATTAACACCCCACAAATATACTTCATTTTCCCATTAATGCATGCCATTATTTTGTACATGTTTTGATGCTTTTCCTTCATAATTTCTGTTGGTTTCTTCGTATATATataggagggagagagagagagagag
This window of the Corylus avellana chromosome ca5, CavTom2PMs-1.0 genome carries:
- the LOC132183050 gene encoding mannan endo-1,4-beta-mannosidase 5-like, with protein sequence MACINGKMKYICGVLIILLMAVVCEAGVPAGAVSGFIQARDAHFALNGSPFLFNGFNSYWMMVVASEPSQRYKISSVLREASAAGLTVCRTWAFRDGGYRALQISPGVYDEHIFQGLDFVISEARKYGVRLILALSNNYQDYGGRPQYVKWARSAGVAVNGDDDFYTNAVVKGHYKNHVKKVLTRMNTITGIAYKDDPMIMAWELMNEPRCKVDLSGKTINEWVQEMAPHVKSIDNIHLLGVGMEGFYGDSIQDRKQYNPQGFQVGTDFITNHMIKEIDFATIHAYPDVWLPGQSDYTRMTFLQKWVMSHWTDSKSILKKPLIFAEFGKSKKDASYNAFLNTVYTSIYNFAKNGGTMGGGLVWQIMAKGMESYFDGNEIVLSENPSTRAIIAQQSRNMAVLQHSLNSSESKILRSNRNNQPND